A stretch of DNA from Cerasicoccus sp. TK19100:
TACGAGTCGAGCTTTCGCGTGCCCGTCTTTAAAACCGACCAGAGCGACCCCAACTTCGACGCCAAAGCCGTCCGCGCCAGCGAGCCCGCCGCACCCTTGCCGACCGTGGACTGGCGAAAGGCTGGCATCACCGTGCGCGACGACCTCTCTGGAGCCACCCTGATCGAAACGCGCATGGGCCGGAATTTCCTGTTTCTGTTTGTGCCGACACTGATCGGCGTGGGCATGCTCGTGGGCACCTACTTCGCCTGGAACAGCAACATGCCCAAGATTTTCCCAGTGTTCCTGGCGCTGTTCGGCGTGCTCGTCACCCTGGCCTGCGGCGGCTCGCTGCTGACCTCGCTCCGGCTCAAGGTCTTCCCTGACCGACTGGAGTCCGAGCGCCGCTTTTTCGGTATCACCAAGCATTCCCGCGTCTCAATCGACGAAATAAGCAGCCTCGACACCAAGTCCAACATGAGCTCGGGCGACGTCCATTTCTACGACATCATCGCCCTCAAGCGCAACGGCTCCAAGGTGCGCTTCCCGCTCAGCATCAAGGGCAAATCACGTGCCGAGGCGATGCTCAAGCTGATCGAAAACAAGTTGGAAGCGCGCTGATCCGCCCCACACCGATTGAGTCATTTTTCATCGCCATGGACCACTATTTCTGCCACACTTTCAGGATGAAAAGTCGGCCCGTAGCCGTCACCAGAGCGCATTAAGCATCGACGACTGAACAAGCCAGCGTCGCCGACTGTTGCTCGAAGTGTCGCCGACACTTCCATGGAGCGTCACCGACGCTTCAGCCGACTTAAGGGCGACTGTTAGGACGAAACACGCTCGTAACTCTCCCTGACTCTCGGGCGTGTCTTGGGTTAACTTCCGGGCGACATTCTTCCCTACGACGGCCGTCGCAGCTTGAACAAGCTGGCCTGAGCTACTGGCAGGAAAGTCAGTGTTTAGAGGCTGAAACCAGAACCTTTCCTTTCCGCCACAAGCACCTGAACATGCGCTTTTGCACGCCGGTGATGCTGCTCGTTGACCGAACGGCTCTAGAAGTGCCGCGTCAGGCGGGACTCCGGCACGACACCGACTTCCTGGCCGACCAACTTGCCGTTTTTAAAGATGAGGAAAGCCGGGATGCTGCGGATGTTGTATTTCTGGGCAAGCGCGGGCGCGTCATCAACGTTGACCTTATACACCGCGACCTCGCCACTGTAGTCGTCCGCGATGTTGGCCAATACGGGGTTCATCGTCTTGCACGGGCCACACCACGGGGCCCAGAAATCGACGAGCACCGTCTCCTTGTTTTGCACCGCCTGCTCAAAGCTGCCCTGGATGATGTTTTCCGAGTGGCTGCTCGCATCCGAGCCACCATCGGACCGCTTTTTCGTCGCCATGAACAGGAACGCCAAAATCGCGCAGAAAATGAGAACCGCTTTACCCATGGCTCAAACCAAATCACAGTAATGGCGCTGAGGCAATTCCCGTCGCCCCTAAATTTCTGCGGCTTTAGGCCGAGCCCGTGCGGAATTTGCGCTGCTCCAGCTCGTCGCGCTCCTGCTCGAGCTCGTGGCGCTCGTTTTCCAGCGCATTGGCCTTCTCGGCCACCATTTCCTCGGCTTCGCGGAGGTAGCGCTCACGCTGCTCCAACTGAGCAATGAGGTCATTGGCAGAAAGTAATTTGTCCACCTTGGACTCCAGGCGAAGCAAAATCTCCTCCATCTCGTCCATGCGCTCGGAAACGCTTTTTTGCGTCTTGGCGATTGAAGGCTTTTCGACCGGTTCGGCGGGAAATGGCGAGGGCGACTCCGGCTTCTTAAAGGCCATTGGCGTCTTCGGCCCGGGGGCAGCGGCGCGAAAAATCGTGGTATTGCCGCGGCTCTCCACCTTGCGCACCGGCGCGGCAGCAGCACCCAGCTCGAACCAGCAATTCTCGTCCTCGCCGTCATCACGCACGTGGCAGACCTGGTAGTCGCCCTGCGGGTTCTTTTTCAAGGTGAGCTCGATCGCCTGCAGACTCATCGGGCTGCGGTAGGTAACGCCATTACGGGCCAACCACCACATGTCTTTCAACGACTGTTGAATCATCCGCTCACGCAGATCGCTCAGTGTGACTTTGCTACTCACAATTCAGACAATAGGGTGTTACTCAGTGCTATTCGAAGAGGTCAGAAAATATACGTTGTGCAAAATGCAATCCGCGTCAAGGCCGTATGACCCTAACAGCGACTACCGGTAAATATTTAAAAACTATTTACAAAGCAAGTAGCGCACCCAAGCGATTGCCGATAATACGTTATCGGCCAAATCTTCGCCCCCTTAACCCATCCCCCAACACGGGCCAGATGGTACTCCCGCCGGGAGTCGAACCCAGATCGACGGTACCGGAAACCGTTGTTCTATCCATTGAACTACGGGAGCAAAATCAAAGGCGATAAACTTGAGCGGTTCGAGTGGGGTTGACAAGGCATTTGTGCGAGGGCGATGGCGATGTTCAACCGCGG
This window harbors:
- the trxA gene encoding thioredoxin, which codes for MGKAVLIFCAILAFLFMATKKRSDGGSDASSHSENIIQGSFEQAVQNKETVLVDFWAPWCGPCKTMNPVLANIADDYSGEVAVYKVNVDDAPALAQKYNIRSIPAFLIFKNGKLVGQEVGVVPESRLTRHF